The DNA segment TGTCCCTGAGAACCACTGGTGCCCCAGGTGGAAAAGTCTGCATTTCCAGGAAAGAAGTTAAATCCGTGTTGGCTGAGAAAAGGGGGCGTGTTGCCTAAAGCACCAGGCTGGCTGAAGACTCCATCAGGAATGAAGTGATGCTCGCCATTGCTCATCTGTCCATACGTGGTCAGGTACGGCATAGGCGGGTCTCCTGCGGTGGACCAAGCAGCCTCTCCCAAAGAGTAAGGGAATCCGATAGAGGGAGCATAATAGCTGGGCATGTAGGGATCAGACATTGGTGGGTAGCTATTACTCTGTAGGGGGTAATTAGACATAAGTCAGTAATGATGATGTAACAAACAAATGGCTAAAAAAAGATGTGACGCAAGAATGTAGTAGGTGAAAGTTCAGttcttttattcaccaaggatgcattatattgatcaaaaatgaaacaatttctatttttcaaatgctgtttcaacatttttattgatcaaagaaccTTGAAAAACATGCatcacaatttccacaaaaatattaagcagcacaactgatttcaacattgataataaaaaaagtttcttgagcatATTATatggatttctgaaggatcatgtgacactaaagaaattacaataatatttcaaaatattaccattaaatgcagctttggtgagtatgagacttcttaaaaaaaaaattctcaaaaaaatctcacagaccacttacttttgaatggtagtacaTAATACAGACAATAagtatcaataaataataaaatatggaaGAGGTCGGGtatttgtttactttagttTAATGTAAAACTGCAGTGAAATTATAAAAACGTCAATAACAACATACTTATTTGCCAGTATAAACATAAAAACTCACCTGATTTGTCTGGCTGCTCAGGTAATTGTCAAAGTCATCATCATTTACAGCATCCTTCTGATGCATCGAACCGTTTTGCACTGAGCAAAATTATaccaaagacagacagagacagtgTGTCAGTTACTTTTACTTAGTTCAATCCACTATGATgttgataataaataatgagaCACAGCAGAAGTAAACTGCACTTGGAAATGATTTGAAAAAGTTCCTGctacatatttaaaacagtaaattgCTTCATCATTCAATGTCAGAACTACGAAGGCACAGAGAGAGTTAGATTAACATCAAGACTGGTCTACTACATAAAATATGATTCACAGAAGGAGTGACTATTTATAAATGCACACAAGTGAGAAACACATCCAAACACCCTTAAAGAGACAGCTCTCATCCACATGTTGTTCATTTGGCTTTCCTTGGCTGAAGGACAGCCTCAGTCACCATTCATTTTTGTCATGAAAAAAAGATGTAATGAAAGTGAAGGTTGACTGAAGGTGTCGGCTCcacagaagaaacaaagtcacatgTTTATAACAACACGAGCGTGAGgaaatgacagaactttcattttttttagtgtacaGTCCTTTTAAAGTGGACAGAAAATGAGTCTTTTCATCACATACCTTTGTTTCCTTGTCCTTTAGGTCTCTGATTTTGCGTTGGCAGTGTGCAGAcagtgacaaaaacacaaaaaaacacattagttTATCATGAACATGGATACAATGACTCGGCCTAGCAGCAACAGCTATCAAATATCCAAGACTCGGTTTGTGGAAAAGCGACTCGACTATGATTGGCTGTGTTTTATAACCTAATGAAGAGCCTtactgtcaatttgtttattCTTTCCAAGCGCGCCAATgatgctgtctaggtaggcagctcactaggttttaaGACACAGCCACTACCTGTACATGCACCATCATGTTTATATAGTTATAAAGATGGAAGCGCGTCCGTCTGGCGAACCTGATCGACAGTTGTCGCAGACATCCTCCGGGAGCCTGAGCTGATCGCTGTTATGACTGTCCACGGTCTCTCCTGCCACCGCTGCGGGTTCACGTTATTTTTCCTCTCTCCGGGTTGCCCTATAATCACAGCGTATTTCTCAGGCGTTGATCTCCTCGCCCGGTTTCAAACGGTCGGCGGCGGTCCTCTCGGGGGGCACTGACAGCGAATGTCAAACGGCTGGGGGAGGCTGACTGCTGTGTGATGTGTTTAAGTTAGTCCGAAACATTCACACTCTGTGTAACGTCTGGAGAGAATATTAACCCTGCTCTGCTCCACAATGGCGGATGGGCTCTGACTCTCACTTCCGTTTGAGCGCTGACCTTCCGCCGCTGACGTAAAACAGGAGACATGCGCCTGCTTTTTCATagtgtaaaatattacttttacgATTACTATCTTTAATTGTGATATTGatctgttttgtacattttgcgGTTTACAACGCGGTTTCCTTCGGCTTGTTTTTGGTTAGAgttttgtacatttataaaGGTCACATGCCCAGCTTTGAACTGTTTCGAAAATGTTCGGGTATTTCCATTATGACATGTCTTAAAGgataatattcaaataatctGCTACTTATGTGCatacatattatgtaaataagcctttgttttctatttaaaggCAAAGTTCAACAATACCTTAAATCAATATTAAGTtgatttttgaataataaaacaataataataaaacaaaaaattcataGGCTAAAAAAGCCggatagaaaaatatttaaatgttaatattatttagaaGTAGTgccaaataattgtttttaatcttaattttatatGTGACATTGCTAAGTATAAATATTACAGTATCAtaatataagatataaacttattaATTTGTAACATAACAGTTATACTTtggaaaaaatagaaatatttagtttattattgtttattatttatataattatatattatagaataatatttaaataatatgctacTTCTGTGAGCTAAATTtagcatatatattatgtaaataagcctttagttttcagtttaaaGGAAAAGCTCAACAATACCTTAAAGCATTATTAGGTTTGAAAAATtctttagcttttttattttcatattttgatttttgattaaactttttaaaaaagcatgcaaaatgCAGTTGGGAGTGATATAATGATATATTTCCATGACAATGATCCtgaaaaaatccttaaaaaaaaaaaaaaaacatatatttataaaatattaatgttatttagaAGTGGTAGCCAATACTTAGccaaaaccaataaaaaaaaaaaaatcttcattttaaGTATAATTAGAAATACCACAATATCATAATATAAGATATAAAcctattaatttgtaatttaacaGTTATACTTTggggaaaatataaatatttagtaaatttattcgtattattatatcattttacattatattgatcattaaataatattaaaaacattttacaaaataatttagaaGTCATTTTAATTACTAAGGGTCATAATCAAACAGGTGggtgaaaatgagaaataaaaatatatccaTGAAAATACAACATTATGCTATAACTGCTCTTTATCGCTTGGTGGCGCTGTTATATTTTTTACGAAAATAACATGACCGTAAATGACGTTCTTCACAggtcatcaaaataaaagtcctgttACTGCTTACAACGCCTAGAACCATCAAAAATATTGTAACTTAATTTGCAAACctcagaaatatttatttatgttcattTATATGGTATAAATAATTTCCTATAAGAaattaaatatgtcaaaaaatatCTAAGTGTAAATCAGTCAGTCATTCTGTTCCCTGagttgctttatttatttatttatttatttattcattcattcattcattcaattgtattttattttattttatttattttattctattcattcattcattttattttataatacaaaaattgCCCCCTATCTGTCacattattacaaacatgcataaTATGACTTAAAATTGTtatattactttaatttttatttaatatttttgttttgttaatattgctgttgttgtgcACAGTTAATCTGAACTTTAATTCTTGAAACAGAGTGTGGTCAAATCCTCAGCCATGCTGAGCTAGTGTGAGTGTTTCTGGCTTCAGCTCACTGTGTGGGGCTAATCCTCCTAAAACACTCCTGCACACTCAGGCTGGGCTTTTGGAGCATGCAGAACATGCTGACAGTGATTGCAAACGCACTTAAGGGCGGTGCCAAAATAAATGTAGGTATCATAAtgtgttaatgtttttgctgtaaatgAAACAACTGAAACAACTGAAAGATTCAAGCTCTGTTTAGCTTAGAGGCATTAAAAGATTTACGAGGCTAAACTAGATCTCTGTAGTCTCATCGACCTTGTAGATGGTGTACCGTGAATGCAGAGTCATGattactgtaaattaaatagCCACTGATGATTTGATTAAATTGCAGTCTGCCCCGATTCAGTCACTCTACTGTGtgctaaattattataattatttttagctttagtttatttttagcttttcaCAGTACGAGTTGGTATCTGCACCAATATatgtttatctttatttttcatttacaatATGTAGTTCAATATGGTATTGCCCCATTAATGGTTTCTGtctttttgcttgttttatagGGTGCCCAAACAGTGTCAGAGGTAAGATATTAGGgttaatattatgttaatatcACTTATGTTCTCCATATGATCTAGAAACACCAGCTAAATCAgtgttagttaataataatttttatgtttacttttttatttattattgttttaaatatttatgtattttatattatgtttttattattatttgatttaattgtatttgattatttatttagttttgccAATGGCTCATTTAAGAAATTATGattacaacttttaaaaattgtaaccGGTCTTAGATATTATTGGTTCtgtaagaatttttaaaatgttttaatgtctgCTGTAcggctgcatttgtttgtttaaaaatatagtaaaaacaattatattgagaaatatttttacaatttaaaataacaattttctgttttaaaatattttaaaatgtaatttatttctgtgaaattAAGGCAGAATTtgcatcagccattactccagaattcagtgtcacatgatcatgaatcattttattatgctgatttggtgctcaagaaacatttcctattatcactgttgaaaagagttgtgcttaatatttttgtgaaaatcgtgatacttttttcaggatttgttgatgaatagaaagttgaatatttattttaaatatatattttggaaccatttaaatgtctttactgctactttgataaattaaatacatccttgctgaataaaagtattaatctctttcaataaataaataaataggttgTGGGTTTATTTTATGTACGTTAGTGTCATGTTTCACTGTGAGTACACATAATGGCCTTCAACGCTTAGTCAATTCTTAGTATcactaaatgattaaaatgattttttcccAGTTTATTAATGCACTCCACTCTTCTCCAGGGCTCCAGAGTGGTGATATCAGCACGTTCGTTTGCTGACTTGACACCTCAAGCCAGCTTTGACATCAAGGTAAAGTTGTCACATTAGCTTAAAAGCATGCACAAACAATTTTGTTTATTCACAGACTTGTTTAATTTCAGAGATGTGACCTTCATCGTTTGGATGAAGGCCCTTCGGTGCAGACGGTGCTCACCAGAGAGGATGGACTCAGGTACTACCGCACTATGCAGACCATGAGACGCATGGAGCTGAAGGCAGATCAGCTTTACAAGCAGAAAATCATACGAGGATTCTGTCATCTTTATGATGGCCAGGTAAGACTAAACTAAATGCCTCGCAGTCTATAATGACTGTTTACACAGCCACTGTGAAATGATCTATCCTCTTAAAACCTTTCAGGAGGCCTGTGCTGTAGGCATTGAGGCTGGTATCACTCCTACGGATCACCTGATCACAGCATATAGGTCTCATGGTTATACCTACACCAGAGGTGTGTCTGTGAAAGAAATCATGGCAGAGCTCACAGGTGAGGACTTTCTTCATAAAActgcattaaaacagaaatcctCCAGTTTATCAGAGAGCTCAGTAGAATCTAGATTTTCCAAATGACACTAAAGTGACACCAgttacactgaagactagagtaaagGCTGCTAAAGCTATTACAAGAAAAAATTAGccctgaaaatgtattaaaactgaaaacagttattttagattgtaatattatttaagaatattactgtttttgatcaaaaaaatgcatccttggtgagcatctttcaaaaataaaaaatcgtaCCAAATCCAAAACTTTGAATGATagtgttaatatatataaatatagctgcaagcagtgactACCAGGGTTGAAGGACTTAAGGCATTTAAGTACATAAGACATAAGACATTGTGTTAACATggctgtaaccacctaaattaatgatttaaaaaaggatttttggcaagtccaggtaatttaccatagaaatatgatcatttttaacacttatgactgttatagcaccaacTATGGTAAAATTtccattaaatgttgcatgtttgtttagaatcaTCTATTGCACATGCTCAACcagtttcatgaagttttgagttttcgtttaggatttataggcttttgggtacaATTGGCCACACCCCTTTAAATGACCCAGTTGTAGCATACCAAAGTTTAAAGTTCAATATTTTTGGAATAATTATGGTTCTAGAGGGTTCAAAGatttgtactgcagtgtttttccagattgagcagAAAACTGCTCAATCACAAAGTAGTGCTTTTTACAtgttctcaatcatttaacaaacgatttgattgacagcagtggttcatATGACATGGTTATCGCGTGTATAGGCGAAAATCATCTACCCTTGAAGAATGAGATTTCTATccaatttctcacagacctttggggctgtgagtcaaacaggcccaccgagtttcgttccgatcgacctctgttaaccttgtctaacaggtgcttaAACTTCATTGGTCAACGGTGTCCATGTTTTTTGATACACAAATGTCcatatagacacttgtggcactttggaccaagaccatacacagcaattttcatgttgacaggacaaatggttgcgtagGTGTACCCACGTCTCCTGTTTTGTTCCGTGCAGTTATGTTTAGTAGcacaatttcacaaaaataaggTCAGGCAATTCTATTGTtgccttaaattttaaaattatacaatctaatgtacagcaaaaactgatCATGCTACATGtagcatgtttgtttggatCATGAGTGCTGCTGTTTCATGCATTCTGATTCATATAAAAGCACTGTCGGGggaaaaacaatttaatttaaacatgtttacacGTGTTAAACAAGTTTACAATCCATTTCAGGTCGAAGAGGTGGTGTTGCCAAAGGCAAGGGCGGCTCAATGCACATGTATGCCAAGAATTTCTATGGTGGGAATGGAATTGTTGGTGCCCAGGTGAGATGCACTCATTTTAGCTTTAAAGAATATTACATTAGGCATTTCTAAATCGAACTTTTACTGTTTTGAAGGTTCCTCTCGGGGCAGGTGTGGCCCTGGCGTGCCAGTATCAGGGTAAGAAAGAGGTTTGCGTCACTCTGTACGGGGATGGAGCTGCTAATCAGGTGAGAGCAACTTTTCCGCCATGTGTTCACGGGTTTGCGTGCGATCTGCTGTTGCGAAATATGTCTTATCTGATTAATCTCTTTATCAGGGCCAGATCTTTGAGTCCTTTAACATGGCAGCTTTGTGGAAACTCCCCTGTATTTTCATCTGTGAGAATAATAAATATGGCATGGGGACATCAGTGGAACGGGCCTCAGCCAGCACAGATTATTACAAGAGAGGAGACTACATTCCTGGTCtgagggtaattttttttttttttttgcctcacCCTCTTTTTCTGTTCACCAGTGCATGCAAATTTATACAGAGGTACACAAAAGGCATATGTGAGCAAATAAGTCAAGCCTGTTTCTTTGATTATCTCTAGGTGGATGGTATGGATGTTCTCGGTGTGAGAGAGGCAACCAAATTTGCAGCAGATTATTGCAGATCCGGAAAGGTAAAAGAAAAGTGACATATTTCACTTCCTTAACAAGTCGAAGAGAGGTTATAGATTCCTATATtctattaaaggaatagtttagctaaaaatgaacaatttactcaccctcagggcatccaagatgtagatgaattagtttttttatctGAACAGATGCATCACcaatggatcatctgcagtgaatgggtgccgtcagaatccaaacagctgataaaaacatcacagtaatccacaagtaatacacaccgctccagtccatcaaataaaatcttatgaagtgaaaagctccatgtttttaataaacaaatgcacCATTAAggcgttttaactttaaaatgttggTCAAAATACcacaataatccataataacagtttcctccagtgaaaaagtcctcctacatcaaaatccaccaatatatttgtttaaaactgttttggactgtttttgctttgtgcTTGATCTgagcatatttctctcctgattcagatgagattaCTTTTCACTGGataaagcattattatggatagaggattTGTATTTTAGATAGAAGCTGTTTGAAATtaagatttgtttcttacaaatacacagcttttgcttcacaagacattaattgatggattggagtcgtgtagattacttgtggattattgcagtgtttttatCACCTGTTTGaaccctcattctgacggcacccattcagatccattggtgagcaagtaatgttATGCtagatttctccaaatctgttccaatgaaaaaactcatttacatctcgGATACATTGAGGGTAATTAAATCtacagcaaatttttattttgagggGAACTTTTCTTTTAACCACAGTCTAGTTTTGTAAACAAACATGATAGGAGATGCAGTCTATGACTGGCGGGCAAATGTTCGGCCTGTGCTCTTTAGGGTCCCATAATAATGGAGCTCCAGACATACCGTTACCACGGCCACAGCATGAGCGATCCTGGGGTCAGGTGAGGTTGACCTTCAACATTCCCCCTGTGGCAGGCGCTCACCCTTCCTCGGTTCATTTAAAACCCTGTCCTTATCCACTAGCCTCTTTAGTTTTAGGCAGCTTAGTGAGCTCACAATTCACTGTACTTTCAATAAATGCCTTTCTCTTTTTAGTTATCGCACACGTGAGGAAATTCAAGAAGTTCGTAGTAAGAGTGACCCCATAACTATGCTGAAGGACCGTATGATTAGTAACAACATGGCTAGCCTGGA comes from the Labeo rohita strain BAU-BD-2019 chromosome 24, IGBB_LRoh.1.0, whole genome shotgun sequence genome and includes:
- the pdha1b gene encoding pyruvate dehydrogenase E1 subunit alpha 1b, encoding MQNMLTVIANALKGGAKINGAQTVSEGSRVVISARSFADLTPQASFDIKRCDLHRLDEGPSVQTVLTREDGLRYYRTMQTMRRMELKADQLYKQKIIRGFCHLYDGQEACAVGIEAGITPTDHLITAYRSHGYTYTRGVSVKEIMAELTGRRGGVAKGKGGSMHMYAKNFYGGNGIVGAQVPLGAGVALACQYQGKKEVCVTLYGDGAANQGQIFESFNMAALWKLPCIFICENNKYGMGTSVERASASTDYYKRGDYIPGLRVDGMDVLGVREATKFAADYCRSGKGPIIMELQTYRYHGHSMSDPGVSYRTREEIQEVRSKSDPITMLKDRMISNNMASLEEIKDIDAEIRKEIEEATQFATSDPEPPLEDLCNHIFYNNAPLEVRGTNPWIRLKSIS